TGCCAAGCTACCATAAGCGCCTAAAAACCGAAATAAACTTATGGCAAAATGTATTTGTATAACTGTCTTTTGTAATTACAAAATGTAAAGTGTCATCATGGAAGTCCCTTCCCTTCCCTACTACAAAATGACATGGAGTTCAGTTATGAGACGTCATATGCCGAGAAAGATGATGGCGTTCCCTAAAGGATTCGTTGCAAATAGGACATTTaagcttttcttctcttcttcttttcaCTAAAGGTTCCATGGCATATTCTTTTTTGTGGTGAGATCTCATGTGGTACACTAAATCTGATGTCATTCTGAAAGAAGCGTTGCATTTGGCACACCAGTTTTGTGCTGGTAAGCAAAAGGAGGTGAAGGAAGGGGGAAGAAGGGTCAGTGCAGATGGAACTTGCAACTGAATGGGCCCAGCAGCCTTGGGCCAGAAGGCAGTGGCATACACGAAAGGACTTTGTTTGGCCAGACCTCCTTGCATATTGCAATTGCCGTTAACGTCTGCGCTTTGGAGCTTTGCAGCCAAGGCATTCGCCTGATAAAGTCTGCCAGAATCACCCACACCAGGATGGCACTCTAAGCCGGGGATCACCTTTTGGGATACCAAGAGTGGAGGCAACTGTCCAAACGATCTGGCTGGCTGGGAGAACGCACTCTTCCTCTCCTCGGTTGCACAAAGCTGCGAAACGCTCCTAAACGCGCTACCCATGGCAATGTTGTCGAGACAAGAAGGGACTTGCGTTTCAGTCAGAACAGACTTAATGTCAACGTCCATCGGCTTCTCCGAAGGGCTGCTGTTCGCCGCGATGCCATTCTTCTTGTCTATATCGGGAGCGTGATCCTTTGGCGTCTGTTTAAGATTAAGTGAAGTTCTCTTCACTTCGTTGAAGGCGCTCTGTTTGACACCTGTCGACTCTGAGCTGGATGTTGTCATCAGCCTTCCATTTTCTCGCAAACTAAAATAGCTCCCTCTGAAGTGTTGGGAAGGACAGGGAAGCTTTTCTCTTGGGGTGATGGGCAGGGATCTACCTGCCACTTTTGTACTGTGCACCAAACTATCATTCTTTTCCACTTCCTCGtactttcttttattttcattcatGCTTTCAGATTCCCGCCGGTTCTTGACACATTCTCTTGGATTTTCCATGTCCCTGGCAAGATTGTGGAAATCTGTGGTGGGTTTGTTGTTCTCTACATTGGAAAAGGCTGATTGGCGTTCCGATCGGCCGAATTTAGCACTTGGTTCCACGGCAGCCAGGTGGTCGCCGTCTCCGCTGCTTTTAACGTTCTCATCCGAGGCAATGCAACCCATTCGCTTCTGACACCGGAATCTCAAATGGGCAAGAAAGGGATATTCACATTGAAACCTCTGGCTGCAGTCCAGACATGTGAATGGCGAGGATCCTGTGTGAATGAAGAACATAAGAATGAGATTGCTCACTCCTTCAAGCCACTCGTGTTCCAGCGCTAACAGATTTAAGTCAGAATGTTAAAACCAcgctttttaaatatttcatatACGCGATAACTAATGCGTCATTATAATAATTACATTGACATAGTCCCGCATCACACAGCCTATACATGTATCCATGTTTATTCCATTAGATTTTGCCTGCGTATCTAACCACAATTTAATCTTCttgggaaaccccccccccccccactgtaaaTAATTCGAAGCTCTCTATCCAATTAACCCACGTCTCCACGGCTCCGTCGgcaggttttttttgtttctaaGCCACATGTAAAGTTTGAACAAGTATTATTTTAGAAATGTCATTAAAAATTGGATCATCTTTAAAGAACCAATGGAAAGAGACTCAAATGACTTCAGACGCGTTGAATACAATGGAAATCCATTGTGATGTGTGTTTGCTcttgcgtgtgtgtgcgcgcaagGCAACATCAATGGATTTTTAGCCAGCTCAGCTCACCATTCATTTTGGCTTGGGCTCTGATgttgctgagaaggagaagctccAACAGTTCTTTCCCATACCACACAAGTAATTCCTCGTCTTTGTCTATCCGCCGAAGAGACCGATAAAACAACTGGCCGTTCTTTACATAGGCTTCGAGGTTCTGCTCTCCTTTATCCCTGGCCGACTGGACGAGTCTGAGCCACATTAAGCCTTCGGAGGAGCTGTTTGCCGATGATGTATCCACCTGCAGCAAATGTGAGCCCACGTGTATGATGAATACATGCCAATTAGCAATAATCCAATTTACACCATGTCTCACCGCACATTTCCACAAAACATAAATCAACCTCGTCATTTATTGACGGTTTCTGGATATCACATGGTACAATTTATTATTTAATGAACCTGTATATTGTTGAATGCTGCAAAGGCGTTTGAACATCACAATAGAGATTTACTAcgcactattaaaaaaaaatgaagcgtCGTATTAGGACTAAATCGAGGACAGATTCGCGACCCATAAACTTTACGGGATCCCATCGTGCTCACTCATTGACACATATATATCAAATAGCGCTGTGTCAGACAGCATGCCGATTAGTCGCCAAGAAAACATTGTTCAaaagtgtgtgtgggggtgggggcgcTGCAAGTGACAGGCTCCTTCCAGGTACTTATGATCAGTCAGTCTTTTGTAGCACTTCAGAAAGTCCAAGGTCTAAAGGACAGGCGAGGCTTGGGCGTCATCTGCGCGCTTCCATACTTTAGAACTTGCAGTCTCTCTGGCCCGCCCAACCCACAGCTCCCCTCCATTAACCCACTACCCCCGACAGCCCTGTGTCGACACCcggccacctctctcccccaatcAGCCACCTTTCCTGGGCATGATATTCAAAACTGTAATGAGGAAACGTGCGACCCTAAAGGAAGAACTCGCTCATATACTCAGAAATCAAAGGAGCGGCTCCATGTAGAAAAAGTCTTGGAGAATTATATGGAAACGATGCTTAAGTATAAAATCAAGGAAGTACAATGTGGGTAATTGGTGATTTTAaaaaacagattttttaaaaaagaatgtttAGTTGGCGATACAGATCAAGTAGAGCGTGCAATAAACACAGAGAAATAAAATGAATCCTACCCTTAAGATGTAGGGCACCGTCCTTTTGTCGGTGGACTTCAGCGCAATGAAAGCGATGCTGTCGTACAGAGACGTGTGGCTCAGTACGCAGGGCCCAAAAAGGGCATTTTCTGGAATGTCACAGGTTGTATAAACGCTGGTGAAAATGTCGGTCAGACACTGGTGGACGGCTCTGCTGGCATCGCTCTCCCAAAGCCCCTTGAAAGCATTTGACTCTTCCATCGTCGAGGCTTggtcttggagaaaattagatgaaAAGGTCACCTCAGTACATCAGGAGACGGAAGCAGCAAGATGCTTAACCGCGACATAATTACCAGTCCTGGTTCCCAATTCATTCCTGATTATTGGCCAAAGATATTATGAGACTCCATTAAAATATTTGACAACATGCATTAATTGAGCAAACAAACAAGAATCAGTCTAATACCTCCGGGATAGCAGAAAACTCGGATCCTTTCTACAAATGTCAATCTTTTACTgctaaaatgcccctaatttgATAAACCAGTTTGATTTCCCTTATTTCGCCTTTTAGTTTACTTTTTTTTCGCCCGTATTTTGTCATAAACAGCTTCGATGTTACAAATGATATCCTCCTCCATGCACTTAAGATGATCCAACTGCTTCCAAAATCTGCGTGTGCCCTGGGACAATGAGGTGAGATCGTTACCTGCCTTGCTCCCAGTTCGGTGCGTTATTTTGGCTGAATGCTGCCGAGACCATTCATCAGTAAGCATCAAACCACACCGTTCCGGTGTCTGGAAGTGCAAATGAAATAAATGGAAAGCGTGCAGTCATTTGATGTCAGATAACCTTTAGATCTTTTTCTACAAGGAAGAACGTATGTCTTCTTCGTCCGCTCTGCTCATTACCATAATACACCGCTTTCCCTCTGAGACTTTAATTAAAAGCAGCATGCAGAGTTAATTATTTTACCTCGACATGGTTATTTATGGCTGAGAATGAATCCCAGTTTACCTTGTTCGACCCAGGGAGAGATTCGGTCAAACGTGGCTTGTGAAATCTGAATTGAACGGGGtagcggtggggggagggggttagttTTGCATCACCAGTTATCTTCGCAACATTTCAACGAGTTCAGGGCCAATGTCCCGGGACACACATCCCGACATCGTTGCCTATACCAGAAGCTCAGAATTCACACGTTTCTAACTTGGACGATTTTCAAACAAACAGACCTGCGTCGCCTTTCATCATGTGTTGGATACTTTGTAACTGAATCGAATATTATACGCACACTTCAATATGTTAAAACACGTTTAATTGGAGGAGCGTTAAAGATTAATGCAATTACATCGATTATAGTCAAAGTATCAGACCACGAAAGCCGGGAAGTTCAAGGCAAATATAATCCCCTTCGCCCATTTCTCGCCTTCCGTGCAAACTAGATGGTTTTCCTTGCAGGGATGTTTTTTTTAAGCCCTCTAGCATTGAACGCCAGAAGGCAACCTATTCTAAATGATAACCAACTGGCATTAGCCGTGTGGAGGCTTCACTGCCCAGCAACACTGGACAACCCGCAAGCCGGTCGTGGTCTCTCCGAACTTGGGACCGAGCGGTGCCGCGAGGCTCCTGCTCCTCGACCAAAGCCCCCCGACCACACTCGGGAGGGACCCCCTCCGCCTTACCTGGACGAGCAGCGCTTTTCTCCAGATGGAAAGAGCAAAATCAAAAGCCAACATGCAACATTTTCTACGGACACATTTTACAGATGCTTGATTGAGGTCGCTTGGGGCGTCCAATATCTATATGTAAAAGCCCCTGTCATGAATATGCATTTATTTCCATCCCCAGCAGATCGTTTAGGGAGCAGagaaaacaacaacaaaaagtAAACACTCACCAGCAAAACGCCgcgatttgtttttttttaaggtctctccctccctctctctcgctctgtctTTGCTCTTTattatgggggggaggggtgggtgcagGAGGAGGATGTGATGGAGGTTGGAGCAGCAGCTGTGGACGCAGCGCTCTGGCTCGGTGCTTGTCAGCGCAGTGGCATCGCTGGTGAAAGTGACGGTGATGTTGCGTTGTCgatgcaaaaaaaacccaaggcgcggagccgcagagagagagagcgagagggagttGCA
This genomic window from Narcine bancroftii isolate sNarBan1 chromosome 3, sNarBan1.hap1, whole genome shotgun sequence contains:
- the prdm8b gene encoding PR domain zinc finger protein 8b isoform X2; the encoded protein is MLTDEWSRQHSAKITHRTGSKADQASTMEESNAFKGLWESDASRAVHQCLTDIFTSVYTTCDIPENALFGPCVLSHTSLYDSIAFIALKSTDKRTVPYILRVDTSSANSSSEGLMWLRLVQSARDKGEQNLEAYVKNGQLFYRSLRRIDKDEELLVWYGKELLELLLLSNIRAQAKMNGSSPFTCLDCSQRFQCEYPFLAHLRFRCQKRMGCIASDENVKSSGDGDHLAAVEPSAKFGRSERQSAFSNVENNKPTTDFHNLARDMENPRECVKNRRESESMNENKRKYEEVEKNDSLVHSTKVAGRSLPITPREKLPCPSQHFRGSYFSLRENGRLMTTSSSESTGVKQSAFNEVKRTSLNLKQTPKDHAPDIDKKNGIAANSSPSEKPMDVDIKSVLTETQVPSCLDNIAMGSAFRSVSQLCATEERKSAFSQPARSFGQLPPLLVSQKVIPGLECHPGVGDSGRLYQANALAAKLQSADVNGNCNMQGGLAKQSPFVYATAFWPKAAGPIQLQVPSALTLLPPSFTSFCLPAQNWCAKCNASFRMTSDLVYHMRSHHKKEYAMEPLVKRRREEKLKCPICNESFRERHHLSRHMTSHN
- the prdm8b gene encoding PR domain zinc finger protein 8b isoform X1; the protein is MLAFDFALSIWRKALLVQTPERCGLMLTDEWSRQHSAKITHRTGSKADQASTMEESNAFKGLWESDASRAVHQCLTDIFTSVYTTCDIPENALFGPCVLSHTSLYDSIAFIALKSTDKRTVPYILRVDTSSANSSSEGLMWLRLVQSARDKGEQNLEAYVKNGQLFYRSLRRIDKDEELLVWYGKELLELLLLSNIRAQAKMNGSSPFTCLDCSQRFQCEYPFLAHLRFRCQKRMGCIASDENVKSSGDGDHLAAVEPSAKFGRSERQSAFSNVENNKPTTDFHNLARDMENPRECVKNRRESESMNENKRKYEEVEKNDSLVHSTKVAGRSLPITPREKLPCPSQHFRGSYFSLRENGRLMTTSSSESTGVKQSAFNEVKRTSLNLKQTPKDHAPDIDKKNGIAANSSPSEKPMDVDIKSVLTETQVPSCLDNIAMGSAFRSVSQLCATEERKSAFSQPARSFGQLPPLLVSQKVIPGLECHPGVGDSGRLYQANALAAKLQSADVNGNCNMQGGLAKQSPFVYATAFWPKAAGPIQLQVPSALTLLPPSFTSFCLPAQNWCAKCNASFRMTSDLVYHMRSHHKKEYAMEPLVKRRREEKLKCPICNESFRERHHLSRHMTSHN
- the prdm8b gene encoding PR domain zinc finger protein 8b isoform X3, translated to MEESNAFKGLWESDASRAVHQCLTDIFTSVYTTCDIPENALFGPCVLSHTSLYDSIAFIALKSTDKRTVPYILRVDTSSANSSSEGLMWLRLVQSARDKGEQNLEAYVKNGQLFYRSLRRIDKDEELLVWYGKELLELLLLSNIRAQAKMNGSSPFTCLDCSQRFQCEYPFLAHLRFRCQKRMGCIASDENVKSSGDGDHLAAVEPSAKFGRSERQSAFSNVENNKPTTDFHNLARDMENPRECVKNRRESESMNENKRKYEEVEKNDSLVHSTKVAGRSLPITPREKLPCPSQHFRGSYFSLRENGRLMTTSSSESTGVKQSAFNEVKRTSLNLKQTPKDHAPDIDKKNGIAANSSPSEKPMDVDIKSVLTETQVPSCLDNIAMGSAFRSVSQLCATEERKSAFSQPARSFGQLPPLLVSQKVIPGLECHPGVGDSGRLYQANALAAKLQSADVNGNCNMQGGLAKQSPFVYATAFWPKAAGPIQLQVPSALTLLPPSFTSFCLPAQNWCAKCNASFRMTSDLVYHMRSHHKKEYAMEPLVKRRREEKLKCPICNESFRERHHLSRHMTSHN